A single window of Micrococcaceae bacterium Sec5.1 DNA harbors:
- the atpD gene encoding F0F1 ATP synthase subunit beta: MTATATEHVATAGATGRIARVIGPVVDVEFPADAIPSIYNALTTEITLNGQTKTITFETSQHLGDNLVRAISLQATDGLVRGTTVRDSGAPISVPVGDGVKGHIFNVLGKPLDVEESEIKADAYWPIHRKAPSFASLEGSTEMLETGIKVIDLLTPYIKGGKIGLFGGAGVGKTVLIQEMITRVARNFGGTSVFAGVGERTREGNDLWVEMEEAGVLKDTALVFGQMDEPPGTRLRVALSALTMAEYFRDVQNQDVLLFIDNIFRFTQAGSEVSTLLGRMPSAVGYQPNLADEMGLLQERITSTKGHSITSMQAIYVPADDYTDPAPATTFAHLDATTELSREIASRGLYPAVDPLTSTSRILDPQYIGKDHYNTAVRVKQILQKNKELQDIIAILGVDELSEEDKIVVSRARRIQQFLSQNTYTAKQFTGVEGSTVSIKDTVEGFTAICDGELDHIAEQAFFNVGGLDDVERQWAKIQEQTK, encoded by the coding sequence ATGACTGCCACTGCTACCGAACACGTAGCAACGGCCGGTGCCACCGGCCGCATTGCCCGTGTTATTGGTCCGGTTGTCGACGTCGAATTCCCGGCTGACGCAATCCCCTCGATTTACAACGCTCTGACCACTGAGATCACTCTCAATGGCCAGACCAAGACCATCACGTTCGAGACCTCCCAGCACTTGGGTGACAACCTCGTTCGCGCCATCTCCCTGCAGGCTACCGACGGACTCGTCCGCGGTACCACTGTGCGGGACTCCGGCGCTCCGATCTCTGTGCCCGTCGGCGACGGCGTCAAGGGCCACATCTTCAACGTCCTCGGCAAGCCGCTGGATGTTGAAGAGTCCGAGATCAAGGCTGACGCCTACTGGCCGATCCACCGCAAGGCTCCGTCCTTCGCTTCCCTCGAGGGCTCCACGGAGATGCTCGAGACCGGCATCAAGGTTATCGACCTCCTCACCCCGTACATCAAGGGTGGAAAGATCGGCCTGTTCGGCGGGGCTGGTGTTGGCAAGACCGTTCTGATCCAGGAAATGATCACCCGTGTTGCACGCAACTTCGGTGGTACCTCCGTATTCGCCGGTGTTGGCGAGCGTACCCGTGAAGGTAACGACCTCTGGGTTGAAATGGAAGAGGCCGGCGTTCTCAAGGACACCGCCCTTGTCTTCGGCCAGATGGATGAGCCGCCGGGAACGCGTCTGCGTGTTGCGCTGTCGGCTCTGACAATGGCGGAGTACTTCCGCGATGTTCAGAACCAGGACGTGTTGCTCTTCATCGACAACATCTTCCGCTTCACGCAGGCAGGTTCGGAAGTTTCCACGCTGCTCGGCCGCATGCCGTCCGCAGTGGGTTACCAGCCGAACCTCGCTGACGAGATGGGTCTCCTCCAGGAGCGCATCACCTCCACCAAGGGTCACTCCATCACCTCGATGCAGGCTATTTACGTGCCTGCTGATGACTACACCGACCCGGCTCCGGCAACGACCTTCGCACACCTCGACGCGACCACGGAACTTTCCCGTGAAATCGCCTCCCGTGGTCTGTACCCGGCCGTTGACCCGCTGACGTCGACCTCCCGCATCCTGGACCCCCAGTACATCGGCAAGGACCACTACAACACGGCTGTCCGTGTAAAGCAGATCCTGCAGAAGAACAAGGAACTCCAGGACATCATCGCCATCCTCGGCGTTGACGAACTGTCTGAAGAAGACAAGATCGTCGTGTCCCGTGCACGTCGTATCCAGCAGTTCCTGTCCCAGAACACCTACACCGCCAAGCAGTTCACCGGCGTCGAAGGCTCCACCGTGTCCATCAAGGACACCGTGGAAGGCTTCACTGCTATCTGCGACGGCGAGCTGGACCACATCGCAGAGCAGGCGTTCTTCAACGTCGGCGGCCTGGATGACGTCGAGCGCCAATGGGCCAAGATCCAGGAACAGACCAAGTAG
- a CDS encoding F0F1 ATP synthase subunit gamma — MGAQIRVYRQKISSTTSMRKIFKAMELIATSRIGKARARVAASLPYANAITRAVSAVASQTEIDHPLTTEPEQIRRAAVLIITSDRGLAGSYSASVLKQAEGLTELLHAEGKEVKAYLVGRKAQAYFDFRNRDYARVWTGGTDAPEFETAQEVGAALLEDFATDFEEGGVDEIHVVYTRFKSMVTQEPTVIRLLPLEVVEEEAAAESELLPLYEFEPETEQVLDALLPRYIESRIFAAMLQAAASELAARQRAMKSAGDNATDLIKKYTRLRNTARQAEITQELSEIVAGADALAS; from the coding sequence ATGGGAGCCCAGATTCGGGTCTACCGTCAGAAGATCAGCTCGACGACGTCGATGCGCAAGATCTTCAAGGCGATGGAACTGATCGCTACCTCGCGCATCGGTAAGGCCCGCGCCCGCGTAGCAGCTTCACTGCCTTACGCGAACGCGATTACCCGCGCCGTTTCTGCTGTCGCAAGCCAGACCGAAATCGACCACCCGCTGACCACCGAGCCGGAGCAGATCCGCCGTGCCGCAGTCCTGATCATTACCTCGGACCGTGGCCTTGCAGGATCCTACTCTGCGAGTGTGCTCAAGCAGGCTGAAGGTCTCACCGAGCTTCTTCATGCAGAAGGCAAGGAAGTCAAGGCGTACCTGGTGGGCCGCAAGGCGCAAGCGTACTTCGATTTCCGTAACCGTGACTACGCCCGTGTATGGACTGGCGGCACGGACGCACCGGAATTCGAAACCGCACAGGAAGTCGGAGCTGCACTTCTCGAAGACTTCGCCACTGACTTCGAAGAGGGTGGCGTGGACGAAATCCACGTCGTCTACACCCGCTTCAAGTCCATGGTGACCCAGGAGCCGACGGTTATCCGTTTGCTTCCCTTGGAGGTCGTCGAAGAGGAAGCAGCCGCGGAGTCAGAGCTGCTGCCGTTGTACGAGTTTGAACCGGAAACGGAGCAGGTCCTTGACGCCCTGCTTCCGCGTTACATCGAGTCCCGCATCTTCGCAGCCATGCTGCAGGCGGCAGCTTCCGAGCTCGCAGCCCGCCAGCGCGCCATGAAGTCGGCCGGTGACAACGCTACGGACCTGATCAAGAAGTACACGCGCCTTCGCAACACGGCCCGTCAGGCCGAGATTACGCAGGAGCTTTCCGAGATCGTGGCTGGCGCCGACGCCCTCGCGTCCTAG
- a CDS encoding alpha/beta hydrolase-fold protein: MDSLLDISLVDGPFLWLSIIAGMAGAVYLLWKRQSSWPLAVAACLAGAVGLVVLAHWILVDLMAIFSENLPFETVAWSVPAVAAALLFGARFPRATWKSRVRSLAAMLGVVLVSLVQVNAYFGLNNTVADLLGTAVARIQPLESSLQRAPDSKPGPAPSVWKAPESMPRSGILRKAQIPGNASGFTAREAYIYLPPAYQTAARPSLPVLVLFSGQPGGPADWLTGGQLRAQLDRFAEAHGGIAPVAIVVDPNGSGNANTLCMDSRIAQADTYLSQDVPIWISSTLDVSKDHRLWAVGGFSFGGTCAVQMGTNHPELFTSIVGFSAEREPSLAKDRNKTIADSFEGDVGAFESRTPLFLMQQRNYEGSGLYLAAGATDTEFTDYMHVLADAGKEAGFTTEAHSIQHAGHSWDTVVRGMPGALEFLSSRWGLSQ, encoded by the coding sequence ATGGATTCTCTTCTGGACATCAGCCTTGTTGATGGTCCATTCCTGTGGTTGAGCATCATTGCGGGCATGGCGGGGGCGGTGTACCTGCTGTGGAAGCGCCAATCTTCCTGGCCGCTGGCGGTCGCAGCCTGCTTGGCGGGTGCTGTTGGCCTTGTGGTCCTGGCACATTGGATCCTGGTTGATCTGATGGCCATCTTCTCGGAAAATCTTCCCTTTGAGACTGTGGCCTGGTCGGTTCCGGCTGTCGCGGCCGCCCTGCTGTTTGGGGCCCGCTTTCCGCGCGCCACCTGGAAGAGCCGTGTCCGAAGCCTTGCTGCCATGCTTGGCGTAGTCCTCGTGAGCCTCGTCCAGGTCAATGCGTACTTTGGCCTCAACAACACTGTCGCTGACCTTCTGGGCACGGCCGTCGCCCGGATTCAACCTTTGGAGTCAAGCCTTCAACGCGCTCCGGACAGCAAGCCGGGACCTGCGCCCTCGGTTTGGAAAGCTCCGGAGTCAATGCCGCGGAGCGGCATCCTTCGGAAGGCTCAAATCCCGGGAAACGCATCGGGCTTCACAGCACGCGAAGCCTACATCTACCTTCCACCGGCCTATCAAACTGCAGCACGGCCAAGTTTGCCGGTGCTGGTGCTCTTTTCAGGGCAGCCCGGTGGTCCGGCCGACTGGTTAACCGGGGGCCAACTCCGCGCACAACTGGACAGGTTTGCTGAAGCCCATGGCGGCATCGCACCGGTCGCGATCGTGGTGGACCCAAATGGCTCGGGAAACGCCAATACGCTGTGCATGGACAGCCGCATCGCGCAGGCTGACACTTACCTGTCCCAGGATGTGCCCATCTGGATCAGCTCCACCTTGGACGTATCAAAAGATCATCGGTTGTGGGCTGTTGGTGGTTTTTCGTTCGGCGGTACGTGCGCCGTACAGATGGGGACAAACCATCCCGAACTGTTCACTTCGATAGTGGGTTTTTCCGCTGAACGGGAGCCTTCCCTGGCGAAGGACCGGAATAAGACCATCGCAGACTCGTTCGAAGGCGACGTGGGCGCTTTCGAGTCAAGAACGCCATTGTTTTTGATGCAGCAGCGGAATTACGAAGGCAGCGGTCTGTACTTGGCTGCAGGAGCCACTGACACTGAGTTTACCGACTACATGCACGTTCTCGCGGATGCTGGGAAGGAAGCGGGTTTCACCACGGAAGCGCACTCCATTCAACACGCCGGCCACTCTTGGGACACAGTGGTCAGGGGTATGCCTGGTGCCTTGGAGTTCCTGTCTTCCCGATGGGGACTAAGCCAATGA
- the atpA gene encoding F0F1 ATP synthase subunit alpha, whose product MAELTINADDVRNALNEFAASYEPGNAERVEVGRVTTASDGIARVEGLPSVMANELLRFEDGTLGLAQNLDVREIGVIILGDFTGIEEGQEVHRTGEILSVPVGDAFLGRVVDPLGQPIDDLGEIKAETTRALELQAPGVTERKSVHEPMQTGLKAIDAMIPIGRGQRQLIIGDRQTGKTAIAVDTIINQKANWASGDVTKQVRCVYVGVGQKASTIAAVRQTLEDHGALEYTTIVASPASDPAGFKYLAPYAGSAIGQHWMYGGKHVLVIFDDLSKQAEAYRAVSLLLRRPPGREAYPGDVFYLHSRLLERCAKLSDELGAGSMTGLPIVETKANDVSAYIPTNVISITDGQIFLQSDLFNANQRPAVDVGVSVSRVGGAAQVKSMKKVSGTLKLDLAQYRDMQAFAMFASDLDAASRQQLTRGARLMELLKQGQYSPFPVEDQVVSIWAGTNGYLDDVPVEDISRFESEFLEHLKHKSSILTTLAQTNVLDDDTAAALKEAIVSFKKGFFGEGDNHLVGAGHEEHAPISGGDVDQEKIVKQKR is encoded by the coding sequence ATGGCCGAATTGACCATCAACGCCGACGACGTCCGTAATGCGTTGAACGAGTTCGCGGCGTCCTACGAACCCGGAAACGCAGAGCGCGTAGAGGTTGGTCGTGTGACCACCGCAAGTGACGGCATCGCCCGTGTTGAGGGTCTTCCCTCGGTCATGGCGAACGAGCTGCTTCGCTTCGAAGATGGCACGCTGGGCCTCGCCCAGAACCTTGACGTCCGCGAGATCGGTGTCATTATCCTCGGTGACTTCACTGGCATCGAAGAGGGCCAGGAAGTTCACCGCACTGGTGAGATCCTGTCCGTTCCGGTTGGCGATGCCTTCCTCGGTCGCGTTGTCGACCCGCTGGGCCAGCCGATCGACGACCTCGGCGAGATCAAGGCCGAGACCACCCGTGCACTGGAACTCCAGGCTCCGGGCGTCACCGAGCGCAAGTCGGTTCACGAACCGATGCAGACCGGCCTCAAGGCTATCGACGCCATGATTCCGATCGGCCGTGGCCAGCGTCAGCTGATCATTGGTGACCGCCAGACCGGCAAGACCGCAATCGCCGTGGACACCATCATCAACCAGAAGGCCAACTGGGCTTCGGGCGATGTCACCAAGCAGGTCCGCTGCGTTTACGTTGGTGTTGGCCAGAAGGCTTCCACCATTGCCGCAGTGCGCCAGACCCTTGAGGACCATGGCGCGCTGGAATACACCACCATCGTGGCCTCGCCGGCTTCGGACCCCGCCGGCTTCAAGTACTTGGCACCGTATGCAGGCTCGGCCATCGGCCAGCACTGGATGTACGGTGGCAAGCACGTTCTGGTGATCTTCGATGACCTTTCCAAGCAGGCCGAAGCCTACCGCGCGGTTTCCCTGCTGCTGCGTCGTCCGCCGGGACGCGAAGCCTACCCGGGCGACGTCTTCTACTTGCACTCCCGTCTGCTGGAGCGTTGTGCAAAGCTCTCTGACGAGCTCGGCGCAGGCTCGATGACCGGTCTTCCGATCGTCGAAACCAAAGCCAACGACGTTTCCGCCTACATCCCCACCAACGTGATCTCCATTACTGATGGCCAGATCTTCCTTCAGTCTGACCTCTTCAACGCCAACCAGCGTCCTGCTGTTGACGTTGGTGTGTCGGTCTCCCGCGTCGGTGGCGCTGCCCAGGTCAAGTCCATGAAAAAGGTCTCCGGTACCTTGAAGCTGGACCTGGCGCAGTACCGTGACATGCAGGCATTCGCCATGTTCGCTTCGGACTTGGATGCGGCTTCCCGCCAGCAGCTGACCCGTGGTGCACGTCTGATGGAACTGCTCAAGCAGGGCCAGTACTCACCGTTCCCGGTTGAGGACCAGGTTGTCTCCATCTGGGCTGGTACCAACGGTTACCTGGACGACGTCCCGGTTGAAGACATCAGCCGCTTCGAGTCCGAGTTCCTGGAACACCTGAAGCACAAGTCCTCCATCCTGACCACGCTGGCTCAGACCAACGTCCTGGATGACGACACCGCTGCCGCACTGAAGGAAGCCATCGTCTCCTTCAAGAAGGGCTTCTTCGGCGAGGGCGACAACCACCTGGTTGGCGCCGGACACGAAGAGCACGCACCGATCTCCGGTGGCGACGTCGACCAGGAAAAGATCGTCAAGCAGAAGCGCTAG
- a CDS encoding F0F1 ATP synthase subunit epsilon, giving the protein MAELEVEIVAADHFVWSGAAKMVKARTSDGEIGILPGHSPLLAILAEGELAIQPVSGDRIAVVVDGGFFSVDNDRVVIVADNAQMGEAATAGIR; this is encoded by the coding sequence ATGGCTGAGCTCGAGGTTGAGATTGTCGCAGCGGACCACTTTGTGTGGTCCGGCGCGGCCAAGATGGTGAAGGCCCGCACCAGCGATGGTGAAATCGGAATCCTGCCGGGCCACTCGCCCCTCCTGGCCATCCTGGCTGAGGGTGAGCTGGCAATCCAGCCGGTTTCCGGTGACCGTATTGCGGTAGTTGTTGACGGTGGATTCTTCTCCGTGGACAACGATCGTGTGGTCATTGTTGCTGACAACGCCCAAATGGGCGAAGCGGCTACAGCGGGGATCCGATAG
- a CDS encoding DUF2156 domain-containing protein: MGTKPMSLALKGVVQPALRQTAKHLRATPFTTFVLALFVAVSLLSGSILAGPAESLLPVAGVTLAGLRSGQWWSIWTSLFFTTNLLAFVTAALMILFLLGLAERRFGFLRTAGVFLGSQFACIAAFLLVTQVALYMDDGWISRMVDTPLIGPYGALIATALAASALLPTLWQRRLRTVVLSLSLLLVLYIGHAETVMGLVGALIGLGAAWWMQSSQGHLHLHRSTGREVRNLLALTMAIFAAGPILTAAAKSPSGPLAILRDVILNPLPTLSQLESTCGGTIDVACLELSRQGYTGPFGLALAVVPVVLLLICAEGMRRGRRLALGIAIGVQLLVVALSTVYLGLFASIPLPQGRRVPTLNPAVVHLIPLVLVPLTLAVLLFAYRGHFRVESSARMRRRVFWLVGLTGGTLALAYAGVWLASGGMTRDGGLLGLGAELARQYLPVPLPSVYRKVFAERDALEVFLFSYSGTVFWLVALIGAWVLLIRGHHSAGLDHQGRDRARELVKTGGDSLSWMALWEPNKYWFNPRGTGGVAYQQHGHVALTLAGPVGAKEHHAETAGGFLDYCSQHALIPCLYSCTDELWPMLQARGFRRVAVAQETRLRIRGLEFRGKEWQNVRTSLNRAAKMGITATWGRYAALPHALRAQVGEVSEEWAAQKRVPEMGFTLGGLDELEDPDVLCCVATDAKGFVYGVTSWLPVYRDGKVVSWTLDFMRRRGDAFPGVMEFLIASAILHLRESVDVISLSGSPLAREKGEIDQRAEGLAGMLDLVGQALEPVYGFRSLASFKSRFQPDYRTLYMYYQDPLHLPAIGRALSRAYLPGLSVRQSARLLRTLVA, from the coding sequence ATGGGGACTAAGCCAATGAGCCTTGCCCTGAAAGGCGTCGTGCAGCCGGCCTTGAGGCAGACCGCCAAACATCTCCGCGCCACACCGTTCACCACGTTCGTCCTTGCCTTGTTCGTAGCGGTGTCCCTTCTGTCCGGAAGTATCCTTGCGGGACCTGCAGAATCCTTGCTGCCTGTGGCGGGAGTGACCCTGGCCGGTCTGCGGTCGGGGCAGTGGTGGTCCATCTGGACGTCGCTGTTCTTCACCACCAACCTGCTGGCGTTTGTCACGGCAGCCCTCATGATCCTCTTCCTGTTGGGGCTGGCGGAGCGGCGTTTCGGCTTCCTCCGGACGGCCGGTGTCTTCCTGGGGAGTCAGTTTGCGTGCATTGCGGCGTTCCTCCTGGTCACCCAAGTGGCGCTGTACATGGATGACGGTTGGATCTCCAGGATGGTGGATACCCCGCTGATCGGACCCTATGGCGCCCTGATCGCTACGGCACTTGCAGCCAGTGCGTTGCTGCCGACGCTCTGGCAACGACGCCTGAGGACCGTGGTGCTCTCCTTGTCCCTGCTGCTGGTGCTGTACATCGGACATGCCGAGACAGTGATGGGCCTTGTGGGAGCGTTGATCGGCCTTGGAGCTGCCTGGTGGATGCAGAGCAGCCAGGGTCACCTTCATTTACACCGCTCCACGGGCCGCGAAGTCCGGAACCTGCTGGCCCTTACCATGGCCATTTTCGCTGCCGGCCCTATCCTGACTGCTGCCGCCAAGAGCCCGTCCGGTCCTCTGGCAATTTTGCGGGATGTCATCCTGAACCCGCTCCCGACACTGAGCCAATTGGAAAGCACTTGCGGTGGGACAATCGACGTTGCTTGCCTTGAGTTAAGCCGCCAGGGTTACACGGGCCCTTTCGGGCTGGCCCTGGCTGTCGTGCCCGTGGTGTTGTTGCTCATTTGCGCCGAGGGCATGCGTCGTGGCAGGCGTCTGGCCCTTGGGATAGCCATCGGTGTCCAACTGTTGGTCGTGGCCCTTTCCACAGTTTATTTGGGGCTTTTCGCCAGCATCCCGTTGCCTCAAGGGCGTCGAGTGCCGACGCTGAACCCGGCTGTTGTACATCTCATTCCCTTGGTCTTGGTTCCGCTGACCCTGGCGGTCCTCTTGTTCGCTTATCGTGGACATTTCCGCGTTGAGTCTTCTGCCCGGATGCGGCGGCGGGTCTTCTGGCTCGTTGGCCTCACCGGCGGAACACTGGCGCTCGCGTACGCTGGCGTGTGGTTGGCTTCAGGCGGTATGACGCGCGACGGCGGCCTCTTGGGTTTGGGTGCCGAGCTCGCCAGACAGTACCTGCCGGTTCCGTTGCCCAGCGTGTACCGGAAAGTGTTTGCTGAGCGCGACGCTCTTGAAGTGTTCCTGTTTTCCTACTCCGGCACCGTCTTCTGGCTAGTGGCATTGATTGGAGCGTGGGTACTCCTCATCCGAGGCCACCATTCCGCAGGTTTGGACCATCAGGGAAGGGATCGCGCACGTGAATTGGTGAAAACCGGCGGTGATTCGCTGTCTTGGATGGCGCTCTGGGAGCCGAACAAATACTGGTTCAATCCCCGGGGGACCGGGGGAGTGGCCTATCAGCAGCATGGCCATGTCGCCCTGACTTTGGCGGGTCCCGTAGGTGCGAAGGAGCACCATGCGGAGACGGCTGGAGGATTCCTTGACTACTGCTCCCAGCATGCCTTGATACCTTGCCTCTACTCCTGCACCGATGAATTATGGCCTATGCTTCAGGCCCGCGGTTTTCGAAGGGTTGCCGTCGCCCAGGAAACCCGCTTGAGGATCAGGGGCTTGGAGTTCCGCGGCAAGGAGTGGCAGAACGTCAGGACATCACTCAACCGGGCAGCAAAGATGGGAATCACCGCCACATGGGGTCGGTATGCCGCGCTTCCGCATGCCCTGCGGGCGCAAGTGGGCGAGGTGTCCGAAGAGTGGGCTGCGCAAAAACGCGTACCTGAGATGGGGTTCACGTTGGGCGGCCTGGATGAGCTCGAGGACCCTGATGTGTTGTGCTGCGTGGCAACTGACGCAAAGGGGTTCGTTTACGGGGTGACCAGCTGGCTTCCGGTCTACCGGGACGGCAAAGTTGTGAGCTGGACCTTGGACTTCATGCGTCGCCGTGGCGATGCCTTCCCCGGAGTGATGGAATTCCTGATTGCCTCGGCCATCCTGCATCTCCGGGAGTCCGTGGACGTCATATCCCTTTCCGGTTCGCCCCTGGCACGGGAAAAGGGTGAGATTGATCAGCGGGCCGAGGGACTTGCCGGCATGCTGGACCTGGTTGGCCAGGCGCTGGAGCCTGTTTATGGTTTCCGATCGTTGGCTTCTTTTAAATCACGTTTCCAACCGGATTACCGAACTTTGTACATGTATTACCAAGACCCGTTGCACCTCCCGGCAATAGGCAGGGCATTGAGTCGCGCATACCTTCCGGGATTGTCTGTTCGACAATCCGCCAGATTACTGCGAACCCTCGTTGCTTGA
- a CDS encoding amidohydrolase family protein: MTAADHFAHSSAPSQQILTGTLVSDGAVVEDGLLAIDGDRIAYAGPADGFDADEFEGFGHAIRIGAPSGHFIFPGLVDVHCHGGNGGDFPGGEEASARKAVEFLHRSGTTTFLASMVTAPREDLLRGIELYVKLVDEGLVAGIHLEGPFLSHARCGAQNPDYLLEPDLDLMNELVGAAAGKLATMTYAPELPGAAALVDLMTFHGVTPSLGHTDCDDATAAASLAAAREGLESAGFDGVSSLPTVTHLFNGMPPMHHRAPGPVAACLRAAQSGKAVLELIADDTHLDPSTVATVFQLVGASNILLVTDSMAAAGLSDGNYMLGPSPVTVSNGVATLDSTGSIAGGTATLLEVVRKTVAAGVALPDAICSATAVPAAILGLSDEVGGLRRGLRADVVTTDQELGLTAVMRNGQWLA, from the coding sequence ATGACTGCCGCAGACCATTTTGCCCATTCTTCCGCGCCCAGCCAGCAGATCCTCACGGGAACACTTGTAAGTGACGGCGCGGTGGTGGAAGACGGCCTCCTGGCCATCGACGGCGACCGTATTGCTTATGCCGGGCCGGCGGACGGCTTTGACGCGGATGAGTTTGAAGGCTTCGGGCACGCCATACGCATCGGTGCGCCCAGCGGCCACTTCATCTTCCCTGGTTTGGTGGACGTCCACTGCCACGGCGGAAATGGTGGGGACTTTCCAGGCGGCGAGGAGGCCTCGGCCCGCAAAGCAGTTGAGTTCCTGCACCGCTCCGGCACCACAACTTTCCTCGCGAGCATGGTTACCGCGCCCCGGGAGGACCTCCTTCGCGGGATCGAACTGTATGTGAAGCTCGTCGACGAAGGCCTTGTGGCCGGCATCCACCTGGAGGGCCCTTTCCTCTCCCATGCACGATGCGGCGCCCAGAACCCGGACTACCTGCTGGAGCCGGACCTGGACCTCATGAACGAACTCGTGGGTGCTGCCGCCGGCAAACTTGCCACCATGACATATGCCCCGGAATTGCCGGGGGCCGCTGCCTTGGTAGATTTGATGACCTTCCACGGCGTGACGCCATCGTTGGGTCACACCGACTGCGACGACGCCACAGCCGCTGCGTCGTTGGCTGCGGCCCGTGAAGGACTGGAATCGGCAGGGTTCGACGGCGTCAGCTCGCTCCCGACCGTGACGCACCTTTTCAATGGGATGCCACCAATGCACCACCGCGCGCCAGGCCCCGTTGCTGCTTGCCTGCGGGCCGCCCAGTCGGGGAAAGCAGTGCTGGAACTCATCGCCGACGACACGCATCTGGACCCCAGCACTGTGGCTACCGTATTTCAGTTGGTGGGCGCCAGCAATATTCTCCTGGTCACGGATTCGATGGCCGCTGCCGGGCTCTCGGACGGAAACTACATGCTCGGGCCCTCGCCGGTGACCGTGAGCAATGGCGTGGCAACCCTGGATTCCACTGGTTCCATCGCAGGAGGCACAGCCACACTCCTGGAAGTGGTCCGCAAAACCGTGGCGGCGGGTGTCGCCCTTCCGGACGCCATCTGCTCGGCGACTGCAGTGCCTGCAGCCATTCTTGGACTCTCTGACGAGGTGGGTGGATTGCGGCGGGGCCTTCGCGCTGACGTTGTTACTACCGATCAGGAACTGGGCCTTACTGCGGTCATGCGTAACGGACAGTGGCTGGCTTAG
- a CDS encoding F0F1 ATP synthase subunit delta has translation MAGISSESLTTALAQLEAKLPFASLQLAKDLFGILGTVDSSAGLRRALTDPSRSGDEKSALVKQLVSGKVSADAAEIAGGLAGLRWASARDIGDALETLAATVVIAVAENKSAVSASGITGLEELENDLFAFNQAVASSHEVQRALSEPQASAAAKVALAEKLVPGASEEAKVLISQAVTQPRGVKPSKLVESFAKLAAKRQQRWIATVSVTRPLTETQASRLQAGLNALYGRELKVNLNVDPRLIGGIRVQVGDEVLDASVIGRLTDLRRQLAS, from the coding sequence ATGGCAGGTATATCGAGCGAATCGCTGACCACGGCGCTGGCGCAGTTGGAAGCAAAGCTTCCTTTTGCCTCGCTGCAGTTGGCAAAGGACCTCTTCGGAATCCTGGGAACGGTGGACAGCTCGGCTGGCTTGCGCCGCGCCTTGACTGACCCGTCCCGTAGTGGAGACGAGAAGTCGGCGCTGGTCAAGCAGCTGGTTAGCGGAAAAGTCTCCGCTGATGCTGCTGAAATCGCAGGCGGACTGGCTGGCTTACGCTGGGCATCTGCACGCGATATCGGCGATGCACTCGAGACTCTTGCCGCCACGGTTGTCATTGCCGTAGCTGAAAACAAGTCGGCCGTTTCTGCCTCTGGTATTACGGGGCTGGAAGAGCTGGAAAACGATCTGTTTGCTTTCAACCAGGCCGTCGCTTCCAGCCACGAAGTACAACGTGCTCTGTCTGAGCCGCAGGCATCCGCAGCGGCCAAGGTGGCACTTGCCGAGAAGCTTGTTCCTGGCGCCAGCGAGGAAGCAAAGGTTCTCATCAGCCAAGCCGTAACACAGCCGCGCGGTGTCAAGCCGAGCAAGCTCGTCGAGTCCTTCGCCAAGCTTGCAGCCAAGCGTCAGCAGCGCTGGATTGCTACTGTCAGCGTTACCCGTCCGTTGACGGAAACGCAGGCCAGCCGTCTGCAGGCCGGGCTTAACGCCCTGTACGGCCGCGAGCTGAAGGTCAACCTCAATGTTGACCCCCGCCTCATTGGTGGAATCCGGGTTCAGGTGGGCGATGAAGTGCTTGACGCTTCTGTTATCGGCCGCCTGACCGACCTCCGCCGTCAGCTCGCTAGCTAG
- a CDS encoding DUF2550 domain-containing protein, whose amino-acid sequence MDDSLIPFIALATAFALLIFSLCLFGVRRFNLRRALGTVDASICTAGNSWQMGVCRYQDNELEWFRLMSLSVIPKHRYKRSSLELLGRRQPTEDELVKVQPGVVVVELQYEGKKFMLAMNFDAYAGLSSWLEAGPVIGVGTWR is encoded by the coding sequence ATGGACGATTCCCTTATTCCGTTCATCGCCCTGGCAACGGCGTTTGCGTTGCTGATTTTTTCACTGTGCCTTTTTGGGGTGCGCCGCTTCAACCTGCGGCGCGCCCTGGGCACGGTTGACGCCTCCATTTGCACGGCTGGAAACAGTTGGCAGATGGGGGTTTGTCGTTATCAGGACAATGAACTTGAGTGGTTCCGCTTGATGTCCCTGAGCGTGATCCCAAAACATAGATACAAACGCAGTTCCTTGGAGCTTCTTGGCCGGCGTCAACCGACTGAGGATGAGCTCGTCAAGGTGCAGCCTGGCGTCGTCGTGGTTGAACTCCAATATGAAGGTAAGAAGTTCATGCTTGCCATGAACTTCGATGCCTATGCCGGTCTTTCCTCCTGGCTCGAAGCCGGGCCTGTCATCGGCGTCGGAACCTGGCGTTAG
- a CDS encoding cold-shock protein encodes MALGTVKWFNAEKGFGFITPDDSDGDVFVHYSEIQTGGFKTLDENQRVQFEIGQGAKGPQATGVTVV; translated from the coding sequence ATGGCACTGGGAACCGTCAAGTGGTTCAACGCTGAAAAGGGCTTCGGCTTCATCACCCCGGATGACTCGGATGGGGATGTTTTCGTTCACTACTCTGAGATCCAGACCGGTGGTTTCAAGACCCTCGATGAGAACCAGCGCGTTCAGTTCGAGATCGGTCAGGGCGCCAAGGGCCCCCAGGCAACCGGCGTTACGGTCGTCTAG